The following proteins are co-located in the Pirellulales bacterium genome:
- a CDS encoding cytochrome b N-terminal domain-containing protein, translating to MSLGEYIRETQVWKSVFRHPMPLDRRNRIVVMLTNFFLHLHPVSIKKQGIALSYTWCMGGVTFFLFLVETVTGVLLMFYYRPTLEWAYNDILALRDVTSLGILRELHRWGAHAMVITVWLHMYRVFLTGSYKPPREFNWVIGVILLLLTLLLSFTGYLLPWDQLAIWAITVGSNMARATPVLGYEGPLQQVLSIGDIDMITDASDARFGLLGARFVGEETLNRFYVLHCIGIPLAVSLLLAIHFWRVRKDGGISGPL from the coding sequence ATGTCGCTCGGCGAATACATCCGCGAAACGCAAGTCTGGAAAAGCGTCTTCCGTCATCCGATGCCGCTGGATCGGCGCAATCGCATTGTGGTGATGCTCACCAATTTCTTCCTGCACCTGCACCCGGTTTCGATCAAGAAGCAAGGCATCGCGCTGAGCTACACGTGGTGCATGGGAGGCGTCACCTTCTTCTTGTTTTTGGTGGAGACGGTGACGGGCGTGCTGCTCATGTTCTATTACCGACCGACACTGGAGTGGGCCTACAACGATATTTTGGCGCTGCGCGATGTGACATCGCTGGGGATATTGCGCGAGCTGCATCGCTGGGGCGCGCACGCTATGGTGATCACGGTGTGGCTGCACATGTATCGCGTCTTCCTCACGGGCAGCTACAAGCCGCCGCGCGAGTTCAACTGGGTGATCGGCGTGATCTTACTGCTCTTGACGCTGCTGTTGTCGTTCACGGGCTATTTGCTGCCGTGGGACCAGTTGGCGATCTGGGCGATCACGGTGGGATCGAACATGGCCCGCGCAACACCAGTGCTGGGGTATGAAGGGCCGTTGCAGCAGGTGCTGAGCATAGGTGACATCGACATGATCACCGACGCCTCCGACGCGCGATTTGGCCTATTGGGCGCGCGCTTCGTGGGCGAAGAGACTTTGAACCGATTTTACGTCTTGCATTGCATTGGCATTCCGCTGGCCGTCTCGCTGTTGTTGGCGATCCATTTTTGGCGCGTCCGCAAAGACGGCGGCATCAGCGGCCCGCTATAG